The proteins below are encoded in one region of Silene latifolia isolate original U9 population chromosome 2, ASM4854445v1, whole genome shotgun sequence:
- the LOC141632949 gene encoding uncharacterized protein LOC141632949 — protein MTKYRRLESFWNTQRKAHKASSSSSPLLSSQNNEPNENVQEPPLSSSNNEEPPLPSPNNEEPPLSFSHNEEPYLSSLNIDQDSQDEELDENIQDEELNENNQDEELDENNQEEYNLPNDPGKRVPILSYPVNERDDVRRRFIEKKPCRPRLSKNELPQTLIGLAFRGHKEGENSSNRGNFIELLKWLAEKNETIAKVVLSKAPKNHKATSSKIQKDLIKCCSKETTKLIIEDLDNDLFAILADESSDVSHKEQLAICLRHVNKKGKVCEKFLGIVKVDDTTSLTLMKAIETLLGDHKLLMSNIRGQGYDGASNMRGGINGLKNLVMRNSPSAYYVHCFAHQLQLTLVAVAKENCDCASFFQQLGFVLNVIGQSCKKLEMVRETQAKKVLEALGLNKIVSGKGLNQELGLSRPGDTRWGSHHKSIMNLIVMYSSMIDVLVKVGKDAKSNEDRAKAQTAVDHLESFEFIFMLHLMKVIFGYTNSLCEALQRKDQDIVNAMTLVDLTKKHLQDTRDHE, from the exons ATGACGAAATACAGAAGGTTAGAATCTTTTTGGAATACACAAAGAAAGGCACATAAAGCTTCTTCATCGTCTTCTCCTCTGTTATCTTCTCAAAATAATGAACCGAATGAAAATGTTCAAGAACCTCCTTTGTCATCTTCTAACAATGAAGAACCTCCTTTGCCGTCTCCTAACAATGAAGAACCTCCCTTATCATTTTCTCACAATGAAGAACCTTATTTGTCATCTCTTAACATTGACCAAGATTCTCAAGATGAGGAACTTGATGAAAATATTCAAGATGAGGAACTTAATGAAAATAATCAAGATGAGGAACTTGATGAAAATAATCAAGAAGAGTACAACTTACCAAATGATCCGGGAAAACGAGTGCCAATATTGTCTTACCCGGTCAATGAAAGAGATGATGTGAGAAGGAGATTTATTGAGAAGAAGCCTTGTAGACCAAGATTATCCAAAAATGAATTACCTCAAACGTTAATCG GATTAGCCTTTCGTGGACATAAAGAAGGTGAGAATTCAAGTAACCGGGGTAATTTTATTGAACTTTTAAAATGGCTTGCCGAAAAGAATGAAACCATTGCTAAAGTTGTTCTCTCCAAGGCGCCAAAGAACCACAAAGCAActtcctcaaaaattcaaaaagatCTCATCAAGTGTTGTTCAAAAGAAACTACTAAGTTGATTATTGAAGATCTTGATAATGATTTATTTGCTATTTTAGCCGATGAGTCAAGTGATGTATCTCATAAAGAGCAATTGGCCATTTGTTTGAGGCATGTTAATAAAAAGGGCAAGGTGTGTGAAAAATTTCTTGGTATTGTGAAGGTTGATGATACTACTAGTCTAACTCTTATGAAAGCAATTGAGACTTTACTTGGTGACCATAAATTGCTTATGTCAAATATTCGTGGTCAAGGATATGACGGGGCTAGTAACATGAGAGGTGGAATTAATGGTCTTAAAAATTTGGTAATGAGAAATTCTCCTTCCGCTTATTATGTTCATTGTTTTGCACACCAACTTCAATTGACTCTTGTTGCGGTTGCAAAGGAGAATTGTGATTGTGCATCTTTTTTTCAACAACTTGGATTTGTACTTAATGTTATTGGGCAATCTTGCAAGAAGTTAGAAATGGTAAGAGAGACTCAAGCTAAAAAAGTGTTAGAAGCTTTGGGGTTGAATAAAATTGTAAGTGGGAAAGGATTGAATCAAGAACTTGGATTAAGTAGGCCGGGGGATACTCGTTGGGGTTCTCATCATAAATCAATCATGAATCTTATTGTTATGTATTCCTCGATGATTGACGTTCTTGTTAAAGTTGGTAAAGATGCAAAAAGTAACGAAGATCGTGCTAAAGCTCAAACTGCCGTGGACCATCTTGAATCATTTGAGTTCATCTTCATGTTACATTTGATGAAAGTCATCTTTGGGTATACTAATTCTTTGTGTGAGGCACTACAAAGAAAAGACCAAGATATTGTTAATGCAATGACTCTTGTTGACTTGACTAAGAAGCATTTGCAAGACACTAGGGATCATGAATGA
- the LOC141642152 gene encoding carboxyl-terminal-processing peptidase 3, chloroplastic, with protein MKSSFLTSNLDLNLSITSYTSHNHNYNHNHKLLHNHSRRSLYRFSRANQTSSIRFRSNCRIVPKICCDSSKDLEIGDEGDRNLIGGVSKMLFNLAVGVIGIGLVCGADSPALAESLTFAFPVSRSVEVNRVQRTLIETWGLIRESFIDPSFNHQDWDLKLQQTLVEMFPLKSADAAYSKIRGMVSSLGDPFTRIVSPKEYQNFRIGSDGNLQGVGLFVNVEPTTGHLVIVSCVEDSPAARAGIHAGDELVEINGERLDGVGSEAAAQKLRGRAGTTVRVKIHSGKDTFYNPSFREVNLPREDIKLSPISSAIIPHKTPDGHLSRTGYVRLSAFSQSAASDMEKVIHRMEDQDVHSYILDLRNNPGGLVRAGLDVAQMWLDGEETLVYTIDRDGHIFPINMVDGHALTHDPLVILVNEGSASASEILAGALHDNGRAMLIGNRTFGKGKIQSVTELHDGSALFVTVAKYLSPLRHEIDKVGIAPDVQCTADMLNAAKEPVVRSSGSSLEADSCIMVAEQVLDIQESLGTAS; from the exons ATGAAATCGAGTTTTCTCACCTCTAATCTCGATCTTAACTTATCAATTACGTCTTACACATCTCATAATCAcaattataatcataatcataaactATTGCATAATCATTCTCGTCGATCGTTATATAGATTTTCGCGCGCAAATCAAACCAGTAGTATTAGGTTTAGGTCGAATTGTCGAATTGTTCCGAAGATTTGTTGCGATTCTTCGAAAGATTTGGAGATTGGTGATGAAGGTGATCGTAATTTGATTGGTGGTGTGAGTAAGATGTTGTTTAATTTGGCTGTTGGAGTTATTGGTATTGGTTTAGTTTGTGGTGCTGATTCTCCGGCGTTGGCCGAGTCGCTTACTTTCGCTTTTCCGGTGTCCCGTTCCGTTGAG GTAAATCGAGTACAAAGGACCCTAATTGAGACGTGGGGATTAATACGAGAATCCTTTATTGATCCCAGTTTTAACCACCAAG ATTGGGATTTGAAACTGCAGCAAACGCTGGTAGAAATGTTCCCTTTGAAATCTGCTGATGCAGCTTATAGCAAGATTCGCGGCATGGTCTCTAGCTTAGGAGATCCGTTTACTCGAATTGTTAGCCCTAAG GAGTACCAAAACTTCAGAATTGGGAGTGATGGAAACTTACAAGGAGTCGGCTTGTTCGTCAATGTAGAACCGACTACAGGGCATTTG GTCATTGTATCTTGTGTCGAGGATAGTCCAGCTGCTCGAGCTGGAATACATGCTGGAGACGAATTGGTTGAAATTAATG GTGAGAGGCTAGATGGTGTTGGTAGTGAAGCAGCAGCACAGAAGCTTCGAGGCCGTGCTGGAACAACTGTCAGAGTTAAAATTCACAGT GGTAAAGACACTTTTTACAACCCTAGCTTCAGAGAG GTCAATCTACCTAGGGAAGACATCAAGCTTTCACCAATCTCTAGTGCTATCATCCCGCATAAGACCCCTGACGGCCATCTCTCGAGGACAGGTTATGTACGACTGTCAGCCTTTTCTCAG TCTGCAGCATCTGATATGGAGAAAGTCATTCATCGAATGGAGGATCAGGATGTTCACTCCTACATATTAGATCTCAGGAATAACCCA GGAGGTTTAGTGAGAGCAGGGCTTGATGTGGCTCAAATGTGGCTTGATGGAGAGGAGACGCTAGTGTACACAATTGACAGAGATGGCCATATATTTCCGATAAATATGGTTGACGGTCATGCCTTGACACATGACCCTCTCGTAATCCTT GTCAATGAGGGAAGTGCTAGTGCAAGCGAGATTCTGGCAGGAGCTCTACATGATAATGGCCGCGCTATGCTAATAGGAAACAGAACTTTCGGAAAAGGAAAAATCCAG AGTGTTACTGAACTGCATGATGGATCTGCCTTATTCGTGACGGTTGCCAAGTATTTATCCCCACTGAGACATGAAATCGATAAGGTAGGCATAGCACCAGACGTACAGTGCACAGCTGACATGCTAAATGCAGCCAAGGAGCCGGTTGTCCGAAGTTCAGGCTCTTCTCTAGAAGCAGATTCCTGCATAATGGTAGCTGAACAGGTATTGGACATCCAAGAGTCATTAGGCACTGCTTCCTGA
- the LOC141632959 gene encoding uncharacterized protein LOC141632959, with amino-acid sequence MRTDVVEYSRLAAFYHFYSAFSCLAIPFSDFQTRDYIYACMRTGFFVNPKGIILHTHRALDLFFYYSPDSVPFLDTNLNAIDTKDDQLRSRLDPMYDTQTLLSWLDPTKHDHQRPPLSLAKDILLCHPNLTLRRLHHPGTDNDVTTVGDLSRKYVGLYLCIDGRIMELIKEAHDNCLAKKQQLEIVLVCLPFYDEPDSYNKCLDQAVQELNITSWFRFEYNSKVCRRLWRIFGNGYFSPGEKFIIIPPNCESGELCGREVITNFGINEYPFTRTAILRRRLEYVRSLTPLFPLLFNNNNCLIQNGEEFKAEQLQGKNVLLYLSWCERELDSRLMKHYPDIKAKGWEVVFVPLAYTDQYWNGQRLDRVVWENRLCLELEEMPWPFMTPSAAAKACIKEKLFFVEDHETSYLFAVGKDGSIVSRDVQYRLETYGVTESLFADDLELDLASPLADMPLFEN; translated from the coding sequence ATGAGAACTGATGTTGTTGAATATAGTCGACTCGCTGCTTTCTATCACTTTTATTCCGCCTTCTCTTGTCTTGCAATACCCTTTTCTGATTTCCAGACTCGAGACTATATATACGCCTGTATGAGGACCGGCTTCTTTGTCAATCCCAAGGGAATTATTTTGCATACGCACCGAGCTCTTGACCTTTTTTTCTATTATAGTCCCGACTCTGTTCCCTTTCTCGACACCAATTTGAATGCGATTGATACAAAAGACGACCAATTGAGGTCCAGGTTGGATCCTATGTACGATACCCAGACATTGTTGTCCTGGTTGGATCCTACAAAACATGATCATCAACGGCCTCCTTTATCCCTTGCCAAGGATATTCTGCTTTGCCATCCCAATCTCACCCTCCGCAGATTACATCATCCTGGAACGGATAATGATGTCACTACTGTCGGAGATCTGTCCCGTAAGTATGTAGGATTGTACCTGTGCATTGATGGGAGAATCATGGAATTAATTAAGGAAGCCCATGACAATTGTTTAGCAAAAAAACAACAGCTCGAGATTGTACTCGTATGCCTGCCTTTTTACGATGAACCAGATTCGTACAATAAGTGCCTGGATCAGGCCGTGCAGGAACTGAATATCACTTCCTGGTTTCGTTTCGAGTACAACAGTAAGGTTTGTCGTAGGCTGTGGCGTATATTTGGAAATGGATATTTCAGTCCCGGGGAAAAGTTTATCATTATACCACCTAATTGCGAATCTGGTGAGCTCTGTGGAAGAGAAGTGATAACCAATTTCGGAATCAATGAATATCCCTTCACTCGAACAGCTATCCTAAGACGAAGGTTGGAGTATGTGAGATCGCTCACCCCGCTTTTTCCATtattattcaacaacaacaacTGTCTGATTCAGAATGGTGAAGAGTTCAAGGCCGAGCAGCTTCAAGGCAAGAACGTGCTCCTTTACCTTTCGTGGTGCGAACGTGAGCTTGACAGTCGGTTGATGAAGCATTACCCCGACATCAAGGCAAAGGGTTGGGAGGTTGTGTTTGTTCCCCTAGCATACACAGACCAGTATTGGAATGGACAAAGGCTGGACCGTGTTGTTTGGGAGAACCGTCTATGTTTGGAGCTGGAGGAGATGCCCTGGCCTTTTATGACTCCCTCTGCTGCAGCTAAAGCGTGTATCAAGGAAAAACTGTTTTTCGTAGAAGACCATGAAACCAGTTACCTGTTTGCTGTCGGGAAAGACGGCAGTATTGTTTCGAGAGATGTTCAATACCGACTAGAGACGTATGGGGTTACTGAATCTCTATTTGCTGATGATTTGGAACTCGACTTGGCTTCTCCGTTGGCTGATATGCCTTTATTCGAAAACTAA
- the LOC141632956 gene encoding uncharacterized protein LOC141632956, with protein MSDSYAPRGRSRSFFYTKTNLERFRIDMFLSVIDKQLLELNDRFDEVNTELLLCMACLSPVNSFASFDKKKLMRLAEFYPNEFCALDKDNLVFELDIYKSDMKQDSRFQQVKNLSELSMLLVETNKHVCYPLVYKLLKLVLILPVATASVERVFSSMTFVKNRLRNSMGNPLLNHCLVTYIEKDFFVQVSDDDVLKRFQNMKSRRMTLNI; from the coding sequence ATGAGTGATTCTTATGCCCCTCGTGGAAGATCAAGGAGCTTCTTTTATACGAAGACCAACCTTGAACGATTTCGCATCGATATGTTCCTAAGTGTTATCGATAAGCAACTTCTTGAACTTAATGATCGTTTTGACGAGGTAAATACGGAGTTGCTCTTGTGTATGGCTTGTTTGAGCCCGGTTAATTCATTTGCTTCTTTTGACAAGAAAAAATTGATGCGGCTTGCCGAGTTTTATCCTAATGAATTTTGTGCTCTTGATAAAGACAATCTTGTGTTTGAACTTGATATCTATAAGAGTGACATGAAACAAGACTCAAGATTTCAACAAGTGAAGAATCTTAGCGAGCTTTCTATGTTGCTTGTTGAAACAAATAAACATGTTTGTTATCCACTTGTTTATAAGCTTTTAAAGCTTGTGTTGATACTCCCGGTGGCGACGGCAAGTGTTGAAAGAGTATTTTCTTCTATGACATTTGTGAAGAACAGGTTGAGGAATAGCATGGGTAATCCACTCTTGAATCATTGTTTAGTTACATATATAGAGAAAGATTTTTTTGTGCAAGTTAGTGATGATGATGTATTGAAGCGTTTTCAGAACATGAAATCTCGTAGGATGACTTTAAATATTTAG